From the Dehalococcoidia bacterium genome, the window TGGCAGACGGCACGTGCCGGTGTTCATCACCGAGAACATGGTCGGCCACAAGCTGGGCGAATTCGCCCCGACCCGGACCTTCAGGGGACACTCCTCGAAGTCCGAGCGCGCATCTGCAATCAGATAGGTGTACGACCATGCCCATTAGCGCAACAGCCAAGAACACAGGGGTTTCAGTAAAGAAGCTGATGCCAATTCTGGACCTCGTTCGAGGAAAGAACGTGCAGGATGCCATGGACACCCTGGAGTTCCTTCCCTCGCCGGCCGCAGCCCTCGTGGCGCGTGTGGTGAAGTCCGCCGCGTCGAACGCCGAGGAAGAGATATTCGCGCGGCCAGCCGACCTGACAATAACAAGGATTTACGCGAACGAAGGCCCGAGACTCAAAAGGTTCCGAGCAAGGGCCAGGGGCCGCGCCACGAGAATAATAAAGCGCAGCAGCCACGTAACGGTGGTAGTGGACGAAAACGAGGAGCTCTAGTTTGGGCCAGAAAACTCACCCGATAGGATTCCGACTGGGAATCGTCAAGGACTGGCAGGCACGGTGGTTCGCCGGGAAACAGGAGGCGTACCGCAATCTTGTGTTCGAAGACCTCCAGATACGCGGCAGGATAGCCGACAGCTATCCGGACGCCGGCATCTCTCGGGTTGAGATAGAACGAAGCAATAACGACGTCACCGTGACGATCCACACCGCAAGGCCTGGAATCGTGATTGGACGCGGCGGACAGCGCGTTGAGGAACTCCGCAAGGACCTCGAAGGCATCATCAGACGCCGGGCCAGGCTCAACGTGCAGGAGATCCGCCAGCCTGAGCTGGACGCCTTCCTGGTTGCCAGGAACGTGGCAGACCAGCTCGAGCGCAGAATCGCGTTCCGGCGCGCCATCAGGCAGACGCTCGGACGCACGATGCAGGCCGGAGCCGAGGGCATCAAGATCATCTGCGCAGGCAGACTCGGCGGAGCCGACATTGCGAGGTCCGAGAAGGCGATGGAGGGGCGAGTGCCGCTCCACACGCTGAGAGCGGACATAGACTACGGACTGGCAGAGGCGGCGACGGACTTCGGACGCATCGGCGTGAAGGTGTGGATCTACAAGGGAGACATCCTCCCTGAGTCCGCTCCTGAGCCCGAGATCGAGGAGGAGATCTCCCCGATCGAGGTCACGCTGTCCGCTAACCCCGAGCCAGAGCCAGTGGTGCAGGCAGTGCCACCCGTGGCGGCCGCGCCGGCTGCACCCGCAGCGCCTGTGGCCCCCGTCGCACCAGCCGCTCCCGCAGCGCCTGCTCCTGCTCCTGCTCCCGAGAGTCAGCCTGCACAGGCCGCGCAGCCGGCACCCCCTCAGCCAGCCGCTGAGACACCGCCGGCAGCACCGGCGCCAGGGACACAGCCGTCCGTGACCCCAGAAACAACACAGGAGGGCGAGGGCAATGCTCCAACCCAACAGAGTTAAGTTCCGCAACATGCACCGGGGACGGCGCAAGGGTCTGTCGGTCGCCGGAAGCCAGATCAACTTCGGAGAGTACGGCCTGAAGGCGACTGAGTCTGCCTGGGTCACCTCCCGTCAGATCGAGGCCGCCAGACGAGCAATGACTCGCTATGCCCGCCGTGGCGGGAAGCTGTGGATACGCATCTTCCCGGACAAGAGCGTCACCGCCCGCGCCGCTGAGACCCGCATGGGCAGCGGTAAGGGGGCCGTCGATCACTGGGTAGCAGTGGTCAAGCCCGGCAGGGTGATGTTCGAGATCGCGGGCGTGCCCGAAGAGACCGCCAAAGAGGCCCTCCGGCTGGCTTCGTCGAAGCTGCCGATGGCCACGAAGATCGTCACCAGGCAGGCGGTGTAATAAGAGAACGAGACGACAGGAGTGAGGAGCGAGAAGGAATCTTGCCCCCTCTCCCTTGATGGGTGAGGGCTGACGTGAGGGTGAAAATGCCCCGCTTTCAGGCCCCTCTTCTGGGTTCCGGCCTGTGCCGGAACGACGGTGAAGGTAGAAAATGGCGATAGACGATGTAAGGGCAATGTCCGCCGAAGATCTCGCAACAGAGTTGTACGAGACGCGGCGAGAGCTCATGAACCTACGGTTCAGGGCCGCGACCATGCAGCTCGCCAACGTGAACGAAATAGGCAAGGCCAAGAAGCGCGTCGCACAGATCCTCACGGTGATGCGAGAGCGCGAACTGGGCATAGCCACATAGACAATTGGGGGCCTGGATTGGGGGAAAACGCCATTCCTGATTCCCAATTAGAGGACGCAAACATGAGTTTCGAAAGAAAAAAAGTCCGGGTGGGCAAAGTCGTGAGCGACAAGATGGACAAGACCGTCGTCGTCGTTTACCAGTGGAGCCAGCCACACCCCATCTACAAGAAGGCTGTCAGGCGCCAGACGAAGTTCTACGCGCATGACCCCGAAAACCAGTGCAGCCTTGGCGACACGGTACGCATCGTGGAGTCGCGGCCATACTCCAAGTCCAAGCGCTGGAAGGTCGCGGAGATCCTGTCGAGCATAGAGATCGCCGAAGTTCAGCCTGAAGAGATCGAAGTGGACGAGGACGTCCTGTCGGCGGCCGCAACGTCCGCCGCGCAGATGGAGAGCAGCACAGAGGCCGAACCGGTTAGCGAGTAGAGGCAGGTTTGAAACCTGCCCCTACAGCGCAAGCTGGCGGACAGGCTATCGAAGCGAGACAGCAGACATGATCCAGATTTACACAAGGCTCAAGGTCGCAGACAACT encodes:
- the rpsQ gene encoding 30S ribosomal protein S17, which gives rise to MSFERKKVRVGKVVSDKMDKTVVVVYQWSQPHPIYKKAVRRQTKFYAHDPENQCSLGDTVRIVESRPYSKSKRWKVAEILSSIEIAEVQPEEIEVDEDVLSAAATSAAQMESSTEAEPVSE
- the rpsC gene encoding 30S ribosomal protein S3 is translated as MGQKTHPIGFRLGIVKDWQARWFAGKQEAYRNLVFEDLQIRGRIADSYPDAGISRVEIERSNNDVTVTIHTARPGIVIGRGGQRVEELRKDLEGIIRRRARLNVQEIRQPELDAFLVARNVADQLERRIAFRRAIRQTLGRTMQAGAEGIKIICAGRLGGADIARSEKAMEGRVPLHTLRADIDYGLAEAATDFGRIGVKVWIYKGDILPESAPEPEIEEEISPIEVTLSANPEPEPVVQAVPPVAAAPAAPAAPVAPVAPAAPAAPAPAPAPESQPAQAAQPAPPQPAAETPPAAPAPGTQPSVTPETTQEGEGNAPTQQS
- the rplV gene encoding 50S ribosomal protein L22; its protein translation is MPISATAKNTGVSVKKLMPILDLVRGKNVQDAMDTLEFLPSPAAALVARVVKSAASNAEEEIFARPADLTITRIYANEGPRLKRFRARARGRATRIIKRSSHVTVVVDENEEL
- the rplP gene encoding 50S ribosomal protein L16, with translation MLQPNRVKFRNMHRGRRKGLSVAGSQINFGEYGLKATESAWVTSRQIEAARRAMTRYARRGGKLWIRIFPDKSVTARAAETRMGSGKGAVDHWVAVVKPGRVMFEIAGVPEETAKEALRLASSKLPMATKIVTRQAV
- the rpmC gene encoding 50S ribosomal protein L29, with the translated sequence MAIDDVRAMSAEDLATELYETRRELMNLRFRAATMQLANVNEIGKAKKRVAQILTVMRERELGIAT